The Saccharomycodes ludwigii strain NBRC 1722 chromosome II, whole genome shotgun sequence genome window below encodes:
- the CCT6 gene encoding chaperonin-containing T-complex subunit CCT6 (similar to Saccharomyces cerevisiae YDR188W | CCT6 | Chaperonin Containing TCP-1): protein MSLQLLNPKAESLRRDAALKVNVTSAVGLQEVLETNMGPKGTLKMLVDGAGNIKLTKDGKVLLTEMQIQSPTAVMIARAAAAQDEITGDGTTTVVCFVGELMKQAFRFIQEGVHPRIITDGFEIARKETTKYLDDFKIDKSKEITVDREFLLQVARSSLSTKVVPELTEVLTPIVTDAVLSVKNNENLDLYMIEIMQMQHLSAKDTKLIKGLVLDHGARHPDMPKIVKNAYVLILNVSLEYEKTEVNSGFFYSSAEERDKLAASERKFVDEKLKKIIDLKNEVCGLDSNKGFVIINQKGIDPMSLDILAKNNILALRRAKRRNMERLQLVTGGIAQNSVDDLTPDILGFSGLVYEETIGEEKFTYVTENKDPKSCTILIKGPTFYSLKQTSDAVRDGLRAVANVLKDGCVIPGAGAFFIAASDHLKKANMSKLGCKGKTKTGIQAFAEALLVVPKTLIKNSGYDALDVLATCQDELDNCEEGETRIVGVDLNIGDSCDPTIEGIWDSYRVVRNAINGATGIASNLLLCDELLRAGRSTLKEGPPQ, encoded by the coding sequence ATGTCTTTGCAATTGTTAAATCCTAAGGCAGAATCGTTAAGAAGAGATGCAGCTTTGAAAGTTAATGTAACTTCAGCTGTAGGGTTACAAGAAGTTTTAGAAACAAACATGGGACCAAAGGGtactttaaaaatgttagtTGATGGAGCTGGCAATATTAAATTGACTAAAGACGGGAAAGTCTTATTGACTGAGATGCAAATTCAATCGCCTACGGCCGTCATGATTGCTCGTGCCGCTGCTGCCCAAGATGAAATTACTGGGGATGGTACCACAACGGTGGTTTGTTTTGTTGGTGAATTAATGAAACAAGCTTTCAGATTTATCCAAGAAGGTGTTCATCCAAGAATTATTACTGATGGCTTTGAAATTGCCAGAAAAGAAACAACCAAATATTTAgatgattttaaaatcgATAAATCCAAGGAAATTACTGTCGATAGAGAATTTCTATTACAAGTAGCCAGAAGTTCACTATCCACCAAAGTAGTTCCGGAATTAACAGAAGTTTTAACGCCCATTGTTACAGATGCAGTTTTAagtgttaaaaataatgaaaatttagatttatatatgatcGAAATTATGCAAATGCAACACTTGAGTGCCAAAGATACAAAGTTAATTAAGGGGTTGGTTTTAGATCATGGTGCAAGACATCCTGATATGCCTAAAATTGTCAAAAATGCctatgttttaattttaaatgtttcCTTAGAATATGAGAAGACTGAAGTTAACTCtggatttttttatagttcTGCCGAAGAAAGAGATAAATTGGCTGCTAGTGAAAGGAAATTTgttgatgaaaaattaaaaaaaattatagatttgaaaaatgaagTTTGTGGGCTTGATAGTAATAAAGggtttgttattattaatcaaAAGGGTATTGACCCAATGTCCCTAGATATTTTagctaaaaataacattttggCTTTAAGAAGAGCCAAAAGAAGAAACATGGAAAGATTACAATTGGTTACCGGTGGTATAGCTCAAAACTCTGTTGACGACTTGACACCAGATATTTTAGGGTTTTCAGGTTTGGTTTATGAAGAAACAATTGgtgaagaaaaatttactTATGTCACAGAGAATAAAGATCCTAAATCATGTACCATCCTGATTAAAGGGCCTACTTTCTATTCGTTGAAACAAACCTCAGATGCTGTTAGAGATGGTTTAAGAGCTGTAgcaaatgttttaaaagacGGCTGTGTTATTCCAGGAGCTGGTgcattttttattgctgCTTCCgatcatttaaaaaaagctaATATGAGTAAATTAGGATGCAAGGGTAAAACTAAAACTGGTATCCAAGCTTTCGCAGAAGCTTTATTAGTGGTTCCAAAGACTTTGATTAAGAATTCTGGTTATGATGCTTTAGATGTCTTAGCTACATGCCAAGATGAGTTGGATAATTGTGAAGAAGGAGAAACCAGAATTGTTGGCGTTGATTTGAATATCGGTGACTCATGCGATCCTACCATTGAAGGTATTTGGGATTCGTATCGTGTAGTTAGAAATGCTATTAATGGTGCTACGGGTATTGCAAGTAATTTGTTATTGTGTGATGAACTACTTAGAGCTGGTAGATCTACTTTAAAAGAAGGACCACCCCAAtga
- a CDS encoding PRELI/slowmo family protein (similar to Saccharomyces cerevisiae YLR168C | UPS2 | UnProceSsed (paralog of YDR185C | UPS3)) yields MKLFNNSCEFPYSWDKVTSANWRKYPNEMSTHVKAVDVLQRKINEDGTKLISERLITVKQGVPQWVMMLVGSDNTSYIREISVVDLNTKTLTMESSNLTGCNILKVFETVRYSPHPQDPLNKTLFEQEAQITAYFTFSKMCAKIEDWSVQRFHDNAMKGRKGFEGVLNLLFNNGDYQKQHQPQQQQQQQLL; encoded by the coding sequence ATGAagctttttaataattcatgCGAATTCCCATATTCTTGGGATAAAGTGACTAGTGCCAATTGGCGTAAATATCCAAATGAAATGTCCACCCATGTTAAGGCTGTGGATGTTcttcaaagaaaaataaatgaagaTGGAACCAAGTTAATAAGCGAGAGATTAATTACAGTCAAACAAGGTGTTCCTCAGTGGGTCATGATGTTAGTGGGCTCCGATAACACCTCATATATTCGTGAGATCTCCGTAGTGGATTTAAATACCAAAACATTAACTATGGAAAGTTCTAATTTGACTGGTTGTAACATTTTGAAAGTATTCGAAACAGTTAGATATTCTCCACATCCACAGGATcctttaaataaaactcTGTTCGAACAAGAAGCCCAGATTACCGCTTATTTTACGTTTTCTAAGATGTGTGCAAAGATTGAAGATTGGTCCGTTCAAAGATTTCATGATAATGCAATGAAGGGAAGAAAAGGTTTTGAAGGTGTGCTAaacttattatttaataatggcgattaccaaaaacaacatcagccacaacaacaacaacaacaacaactttTGTAA
- the CDD1 gene encoding cytidine deaminase (similar to Saccharomyces cerevisiae YLR245C | CDD1 | CytiDine Deaminase) — MTKLECNEKEIAQKCGITLDILRKLKKQTLDAKNKSYSPYSHFKVGCCLLITSNDTDDTNNATAFLQGTNVENASYGNAICAERSAIVSAISQGYSKSNGYKFKCIAIVADTTENDFITPCGICRQVIREFCNDTTKIIMFNYDCTICCLKTINDLLPLSFGPEYL, encoded by the coding sequence ATGACCAAACTAGAATGCAATGAGAAAGAAATTGCTCAAAAATGTGGAATAACCCTTGATATCCTTaggaaattgaaaaaacaaacgTTAGatgcaaaaaataaatcttaTTCACCATATTCTCATTTCAAGGTAGGttgttgtttattaatCACTAGTAATGATACTGATGATACAAATAATGCAACAGCGTTCCTGCAAGGTACCAATGTAGAAAATGCATCATATGGTAATGCAATATGTGCAGAGAGGTCTGCTATAGTATCTGCAATATCACAAGGTTATAGTAAATCCAATGGCTACAAATTTAAATGTATCGCTATAGTAGCTGATACTACTGAGAATGATTTTATAACGCCTTGTGGTATATGTAGACAAGTAATTAGAGAGTTTTGTAACGACACGACTaagataataatgtttAATTATGATTGTACCATTTGTTGTTTGAAAACCATTAATGACTTGTTACCATTAAGCTTTGGTCCCGAATATCTATGA
- the SLY1 gene encoding syntaxin-binding protein (similar to Saccharomyces cerevisiae YDR189W | SLY1 | Suppressor of Loss of Ypt1) produces the protein MENDSLREKQVSVIEKLLMFNEDPKNIQHDLTSDFNNNELVWKVLILDRKSTGIISSVLRVNDLLKKGVTVHTSIKQSRTPLPDVPAIYFVQPTKENIDIIIQDLSNDMYSFFYINFTSSISRDLLEYFAKEVAFKGKCDKIKQIFDQYLDFIVTEPELFSLEIDNAYYQLNSTTSSEEQIINLCDEIAKGLLNAIMTIDSIPIIRAQKGGAAEIVAQKLDSRLRDYVLNTKNSGDLLPSSQSLERTVLILLDRNIDLKSMLSHSLFYECLVFDVFTMARNTITFQYHKENEAAPVKMKVDIEPKDFFWRDNCYLPFPDAVENVENELNKYKQEAEEVTKKTGVTNLNDLDPNSANDTINIQEAVNKLPELTAKKQIIDSHFKILASLIPELSSKSLDTFYEIEQEDVDQLKTRQRFLEVLKDDKKTNLENKLRTFGIMYLSSKEPLPKTFVTQVEEYFQNQDYDCSPLKYIYKLRKMMDLSNISLLQNKSLGNEYNGHGDNNYNNNNSTNGSTGSELFSGLSKKLYGLAGDKIQGGVGSLVSRVSNLLTERKTIPITNIVEAIMDPLNSSNNNLQTTDSYLYYDPRILRGDLTRPPKRQSYNKSMVFVVGGGNYIEYQNLQQWAHGNSEQVNKKKVIYGSTSISKPTVFLKEISKLA, from the coding sequence ATGGAAAACGATTCTTTACGTGAAAAACAAGTTTCCGTTATTGAGAAACTATTAATGTTTAATGAAGATCCTAAAAACATACAACATGATTTGACCTctgattttaataataacgaatTGGTTTGGAAAGTCTTAATTTTGGACAGAAAAAGTACTGGTATCATCTCATCCGTTTTAAGAGTCAACGACTTGCTAAAGAAGGGTGTAACTGTTCATACTTCAATTAAACAATCAAGAACACCTTTGCCGGATGTTCCAGCTATCTACTTTGTTCAACCTACTAAAGAgaatattgatattatcaTTCAAGATTTATCAAATGATATgtatagttttttttatatcaacTTTACATCATCAATTTCCAGAGATTTATTGGAATACTTTGCTAAGGAAGTAGCCTTTAAGGGGAAAtgtgataaaataaaacaaatcttTGATCAATATTTGGACTTTATTGTTACAGAACCTGAGCTGTTTAGTTTAGAAATCGATAATGCGTATTATCAATTGAACAGCACAACTAGTTCTGAAGagcaaattattaatttgtgCGATGAAATCGCTAAAGGCTTACTAAACGCTATAATGACAATTGATTCTATACCAATCATTCGAGCCCAAAAGGGAGGGGCTGCGGAAATTGTAGCACAGAAGTTAGATAGCAGATTGCGTGATTATGTTTTGAATACTAAAAATAGTGGCGATTTATTGCCTAGTTCACAATCCTTAGAAAGGACAGTATTGATTTTGCTTGATAGGAATATTGATTTAAAATCCATGCTATCGcattctttattttatgaaTGTTTGGTATTTGACGTTTTTACGATGGCCAGAAACACAATTACATTTCAATAccataaagaaaatgaagcTGCTCCtgtaaaaatgaaagttGATATTGAAccaaaagattttttttggagAGATAATTGTTACTTGCCCTTTCCCGATGCTGTGGAAAATGTAGAAAAcgaattaaataaatataaacaagaGGCTGAAGAAGTCACCAAAAAAACTGGGGTTACcaatttaaatgatttagATCCTAACAGTGCAAATGATACTATTAATATACAGGAGGCTGTCAACAAATTACCAGAGTTAACAGCCAAAAAGCAAATTATTGATTCtcatttcaaaatattggCGTCTTTGATCCCTGAATTGAGCTCTAAAAGTTTAGATACTTTTTATGAAATTGAACAGGAAGATGTTGATCAGTTGAAAACAAGACAAAGATTTTTAGAGGTTTTGAAAGATGATAAAAAGACaaatttagaaaacaaATTGAGAACCTTCGGTATTATGTATTTAAGCTCCAAGGAACCATTACCCAAAACCTTTGTTACACAAGTTGaagaatattttcaaaatcaagACTACGACTGTTCTCCATTAAAATACATTTATAAACTAAGAAAGATGATGGATCTATCCAACATATCATtgttacaaaataaatctttggGCAATGAGTATAATGGACATGGTGACaacaattataataataacaatagtacTAACGGATCCACTGGGAGCGAGTTGTTTTCAGGCTTGtctaaaaaattgtatgGGTTAGCTGGCGATAAAATTCAAGGTGGGGTAGGTTCGTTAGTGTCTCGTGTATCCAATTTATTAACtgaaagaaaaactatACCAATAACTAATATCGTTGAAGCGATTATGGATCCACTAAATagttctaataataatttgcaGACAACAGATTCTTATTTGTATTATGACCCACGGATTTTAAGAGGAGACCTAACAAGACCTCCAAAACGTCAATCATATAACAAGTCTATGGTTTTTGTTGTCGGTGGTGGTAATTATATTGAATACCAAAACTTACAACAATGGGCTCATGGGAATAGTGAACAGGTTAATAAGAAGAAGGTTATTTATGGTAGTACCTCTATCTCCAAGCCAACGGTTTTTTTGAAGGAGATCTCTAAACTAGCA
- the SND1 gene encoding Snd1p (similar to Saccharomyces cerevisiae YDR186C | SND1 | Srp-iNDependent targeting) has protein sequence MDINKVRLQKLNNLFLLTYYNHPIKKNNLCISKQNPTLNAYDDDYIETKEIDIYIDIPTIDYYNDEITHNKIMKFNKKFKVHTLKDLIFNKFEIGDQEANSDNSSIAKIYKLSIRSSGSLRYVGTIKYIVEECYNRLLQKIKTKNDLKQKIELHVSIQVTPTSLRWFSTFLKAELLHGSKTNDKNQYLNCFIDFPLVENSIMMDKVAKPTPFKDYYLKLSSLFQHHEHDSNMDMSLISKRWDICVIVITNSAGIKALLTMLSDGPLDSFLTEDSLVNITGNKNNQSTKDNCSRYHQKTRGRLINERKREMDSVSPLGRRGSSEQEENKDEYYEPEEEKEQEQNTTGSQSRVVRQDKEGREQNTLFSEDIPKLRRDSSSLLSFQDISSNKDKSIRVIPSNTSIKSLNYASIQDGIRRRGYEGGSVGSVTNNLNKEEPSDAVNSLSDQDTYEDDYEEEEDNEDEDNDLGIILHIPTYSQRVQNRELPTGVADKLQKYSFSNKPEIKVEDKIKSDIPAPEQKQSANNDDKYYSEENMEDAMCSTKENSHQITGSYYSNIYRHDGEFDRYNRNNNNNNYYYHRNNSSNGSNNSMNSLLLSTAIRKINARSRRNTLLKKSDNIVATPVPLNGNPNNNNAEPGIIANSMVNSPKFNYSNNSGGTNRNSALNNIHNNSTMIDDSLIPPEFYSRISSPASSRDNSDISLASALFNNNNNNTNGNTVNNGNNNNNNNNNNNMRFDSFSELVGGLGTNNTNTISNYVPPEIFTKYLTTGDPQHILSSTASNTNKNINNNTTVFNAKLINKSFAEFNKDSKNVSTSLNLDNGIEESQFFRLGFKKRNELDDTTASTSTIADDKEDLKSDYTTSSTTSTLHKPNLTGLDIYGGSDNNDNSTSNASANVTTWDYAGNEYSEDEDHIKNGNGLDYSHNDMNYSDSTIYNNKSLSGEDIKDQAQDKDNIGAYKKPAFTLDLYGDDDKDNADVWFLGGNKK, from the coding sequence ATGgatattaataaagtacgattacaaaaattaaataatctaTTTCTATTGACATACTATAATCATCctataaaaaagaataatctATGTATCTCAAAACAAAACCCCACTTTAAATGCttatgatgatgattacatagaaacaaaagaaatagatATTTACATTGATATACCCACTATAGATTATTATAACGATGAGATTACACACAATAAAATTATgaaatttaacaaaaaatttaaagtaCACACTTTAAAAGActtaatttttaacaagTTTGAAATAGGTGACCAAGAGGCTAACAGTGACAATAGCTCAATagcaaaaatatacaaactTTCTATTCGGTCTAGTGGTTCATTGAGGTACGTGGgaacaataaaatatattgtaGAGGAATGTTACAATAGATtactacaaaaaataaagacaaAGAACGATTTAAAGCAAAAAATCGAATTACATGTAAGCATACAAGTCACTCCAACTAGCTTAAGATGGTTTAGCACATTTCTTAAGGCAGAGTTACTACATGGGAGTAAGactaatgataaaaatcaatatttgaattgttttattgattttccATTGGTTGAAAATTCTATTATGATGGATAAGGTAGCAAAACCTACCCCTTTTAAAGactattatttaaaattgagCAGTTTATTTCAGCACCACGAGCATGATTCTAATATGGACATGTCTTTAATCTCTAAAAGATGGGACATTTGCGTGATTGTCATTACAAATAGTGCCGGTATCAAAGCCTTATTAACTATGCTATCTGATGGACCCTTAGATAGTTTTTTAACTGAAGATTCACTGGTTAATATCAcaggaaataaaaacaatcaaTCCACCAAGGATAACTGCTCACGTTACCATCAAAAAACAAGGGGAAGACTAATAAATGAGAGAAAAAGGGAGATGGATTCGGTTTCACCCTTAGGACGTAGGGGTTCTTCGGAACAAGAAGAGAATAAGGATGAATATTATGAACCGGAGGAGGAAAAGGAACAAGAACAAAACACAACAGGCTCCCAAAGCAGAGTAGTACGGCAAGATAAGGAGGGAAGAGAGCAAAATACACTGTTCTCTGAAGATATACCAAAATTAAGGAGAGATTCGTCATCTTTATTGTCTTTTCAAGATATTTCGTCAAACAAGGACAAATCTATCCGTGTTATACCCTCTAATACATCAATCAAATCATTGAATTATGCTAGTATTCAAGACGGTATAAGAAGAAGGGGCTATGAAGGAGGATCTGTTGGCAGTGTTACTAACAATCTAAACAAAGAAGAACCGTCTGATGCTGTTAATAGTCTATCGGATCAAGATACTTATGAAGATGATTATGAGGAAGAGGAGGATAATGAAGATGAGGATAATGATCTTGGTATAATATTGCATATTCCTACATATTCTCAAAGAGTACAGAACAGGGAGCTGCCCACAGGCGTTGCTGACAAATTGCAAAAATACTCGTTTTCCAATAAACCAGAGATAAAAGTGGaggataaaattaaatctgATATACCAGCCCCTGAACAGAAACAATCAGCAAATAATGACGACAAGTATTATTCTGAGGAGAACATGGAAGATGCAATGTGTTCAACTAAAGAAAATTCCCACCAAATAACAGGAAGTTATTATTCGAATATTTATAGGCATGATGGTGAATTTGATAGATacaatagaaataataacaataataactattattaccataGAAATAATTCAAGTAATGGgagtaataatagtatgAACAGTTTATTGTTAAGTACGGCCATTAGAAAGATTAATGCTCGTTCAAGAAGAAACAcattattaaagaaaagcGATAATATTGTCGCTACTCCTGTTCCACTCAACGGTAACcccaataataacaacgcTGAGCCAGGAATTATTGCTAATTCTATGGTAAATAGTcctaaatttaattatagtaataatagtggcGGAACGAATAGAAATTCTGCGTTGaataatattcataataatagtactaTGATTGATGATTCCTTGATTCCCCCAGAATTTTATTCTAGAATTTCATCGCCTGCTTCAAGCAGAGATAATTCAGATATATCTTTAGCTTCTGCTTTatttaacaataacaataataatacaaatggTAATACCGTAAATaatggcaataataataataataataataataataataatatgagATTTGATTCGTTTTCTGAGTTAGTAGGTGGGTTAGGAACgaataataccaatactaTAAGTAATTATGTTCCACCGGAGATTTTTACAAAGTATCTAACCACAGGTGATCCACAGCATATTTTATCTTCTACAGCCagtaatacaaataaaaatataaacaacaacacaACCGTATTTAATGCTAAGTTGATCAATAAATCATTTGCAGAGTTTAATAAAGATTCAAAAAATGTTTCAACTAGTTTAAATTTAGATAATGGTATTGAGGAGTCTCAATTTTTTAGGTTAGGATTCAAGAAAAGGAATGAACTGGATGATACCACTGCTAGCACTAGTACTATTGCTGATGATAAGGAGGATCTTAAAAGTGATTACACCACCAGTAGTACGACATCTACGTTACACAAACCAAATTTAACGGGATTAGATATATATGGGGGAAGTGATAATAACGATAATAGCACGTCCAATGCCAGCGCCAATGTTACTACTTGGGATTATGCCGGTAATGAATATTCGGAAGATGAAGATCATATTAAAAACGGTAACGGTTTAGACTATAGTCACAATGATATGAATTATTCTGATAGtactatttataataacaaaagcTTATCTGGTGAAGATATAAAGGATCAGGCTCAAGACAAAGATAATATCGGGGCTTATAAAAAACCTGCATTTACTTTGGATTTATATGGAGATGATGATAAAGATAATGCAGATGTATGGTTCCTTGGgggtaataaaaaataa
- the MAP1 gene encoding methionine aminopeptidase MAP1 (similar to Saccharomyces cerevisiae YLR244C | MAP1 | Methionine AminoPeptidase), which translates to MSVCAGLQCGKETKSELKCPICLKQGKDSIFCDDGCYKDNYKAHKAIHYKTENDPSAYDPFPKYKYTGNLRAQYPLTPKREVPASIPKPDWASNGFPVSEQLNDRLNKIPVYTKEEIKKIRKACMLGREILDIAASHVKPGVKTDDIDKVVHEETIKRNAYPSPLNYYNFPKSVCTSVNEVICHGIPDQYELKEGDIVNIDVSLFYQGFHADLNETYYVGENISKQAINTVETSRECLKLAIKHCKPGATFQELGDYIEKYANENKCSVVRTYCGHGVGKYFHCSPNIPHYAKNRTPGVMKPGMVFTIEPMINEGSWKDVSWPDDWTSSTIDGKLSAQFEHTLLVTEHGVEILTARNKKSPGGPRSRIK; encoded by the coding sequence atgtCCGTTTGTGCTGGGCTACAATGTGGTAAAGAAACCAAAAGCGAATTGAAATGCCCAATTTGCTTGAAACAAGGCAAAGATAGTATTTTTTGTGATGATGGTTGCTATAAAGACAATTATAAGGCACATAAAGCTATTCATTATAAAACTGAGAATGATCCATCAGCTTATGATCCCTTcccaaaatataaatataccGGGAATTTAAGAGCACAATATCCATTAACTCCAAAGAGGGAGGTTCCAGCATCAATCCCTAAGCCAGATTGGGCCTCTAATGGTTTTCCAGTTAGTGAGCAACTGAACGATAGATTAAATAAGATTCCAGTTTATACTAAAGAGGAAATTAAGAAGATCCGCAAAGCTTGTATGTTGGGAAGAGAAATCTTGGATATTGCAGCCAGCCATGTCAAACCAGGAGTTAAAACTGATGATATTGATAAAGTAGTTCATGAAGAAACCATCAAAAGAAATGCCTATCCATCTCCattgaattattataattttccaaaaagtGTTTGTACATCAGTTAATGAAGTTATTTGTCATGGAATTCCAGATCAATATGAATTGAAAGAAGGTGACATTGTTAATATTGATGTTTCTCTGTTTTATCAGGGTTTCCATGCTGATTTAAACGAAACTTACTATGTTGGCGAAAATATAAGTAAACAGGCTATAAATACCGTCGAAACATCTAGAGAATGTTTGAAATTGGCCATTAAACATTGTAAACCGGGAGCTACGTTTCAAGAATTGGGTGATtacattgaaaaatatgcAAATGAAAACAAATGTTCTGTAGTTAGAACATATTGTGGTCACGGGGTtggtaaatattttcattgttCTCCAAACATTCCTCATTATGCTAAAAATAGAACACCAGGTGTTATGAAACCAGGAATGGTTTTTACCATTGAACCAATGATTAATGAGGGCTCCTGGAAAGATGTTTCTTGGCCAGATGATTGGACCTCTTCTACTATCGATGGTAAATTAAGTGCACAATTTGAACATACTTTATTGGTTACAGAACATGGTGTTGAAATTTTGACTGCTAGAAATAAGAAATCGCCTGGTGGTCCAAGATCAAGAATTAAATAA